A DNA window from Sulfitobacter sp. BSw21498 contains the following coding sequences:
- the ftsW gene encoding putative lipid II flippase FtsW has protein sequence MTEMVYGAVPVRDGEPILPKWWRTIDKWAMSCILLLFAVGMLLGLAASPPLAAKNGFDSFHYVQRQAVFGVLAVIAMVLTSMMTPIMVRRLAIVGFLLSFVALALLPFFGTDFGKGAVRWYSMGFASFQPSEFLKPGFVVVAAWMMAASLEINGPPGKTWSFALCISIVLMLALQPDFGQACLVLFGWGVMYFVAGAPLVLLVGMAGLVVLAGTFAYSNSEHFARRIDGFLSPDIDPRTQLGYATDAIREGGLFGVGVGEGQVKWSLPDAHTDFIIAVAAEEYGLILVMCVIALYAVIVVRSLLRLVRERDPFVRLAGTGLACMFGVQAMINMGVAVRLLPAKGMTLPFVSYGGSSVIASGIAVGMLLAFTRSRPQGQISDLLGRGRAR, from the coding sequence ATGACAGAAATGGTCTATGGTGCGGTTCCCGTTCGGGATGGCGAACCGATTCTTCCAAAATGGTGGCGTACGATCGACAAATGGGCGATGTCTTGCATCCTCCTGTTGTTTGCCGTGGGCATGTTGCTAGGGCTGGCCGCGTCGCCGCCCTTGGCCGCGAAAAACGGGTTTGACTCGTTCCATTATGTACAGCGGCAGGCCGTCTTTGGTGTACTGGCTGTGATCGCGATGGTGCTGACGTCAATGATGACACCGATTATGGTCCGTCGCTTGGCGATCGTCGGCTTTCTTCTTTCCTTTGTCGCGCTGGCCCTGCTGCCGTTCTTTGGAACGGATTTCGGCAAGGGTGCTGTGCGCTGGTATTCGATGGGTTTTGCATCCTTCCAGCCATCAGAATTCCTCAAGCCCGGCTTTGTGGTCGTAGCGGCGTGGATGATGGCGGCGTCACTTGAGATCAACGGCCCCCCGGGCAAGACGTGGTCCTTTGCCTTGTGTATTTCTATTGTGTTGATGCTGGCGCTACAGCCCGACTTTGGGCAGGCGTGTCTGGTGCTGTTCGGCTGGGGCGTGATGTATTTTGTGGCAGGTGCCCCTTTGGTGCTGTTGGTCGGTATGGCCGGCCTCGTCGTACTGGCGGGCACTTTTGCCTATTCCAATTCAGAACACTTTGCCCGCCGGATTGACGGCTTCTTGTCGCCCGATATCGACCCGCGCACGCAGCTTGGCTATGCCACTGATGCGATCCGCGAAGGCGGTTTGTTCGGTGTTGGTGTGGGCGAGGGGCAGGTGAAATGGTCGCTGCCCGATGCGCATACCGATTTTATCATTGCCGTTGCGGCCGAAGAATACGGGCTGATCCTCGTGATGTGCGTTATCGCGCTTTATGCCGTGATCGTTGTGCGGTCGCTGCTGCGTCTGGTGCGTGAGCGGGATCCCTTCGTGCGTCTGGCGGGCACCGGTCTTGCGTGTATGTTCGGCGTGCAGGCGATGATCAATATGGGCGTTGCCGTGCGGCTGCTGCCGGCCAAGGGCATGACATTGCCGTTTGTCAGCTATGGCGGGTCGTCGGTGATTGCGTCGGGTATCGCCGTGG